A stretch of the bacterium genome encodes the following:
- a CDS encoding sigma-54 dependent transcriptional regulator: MERLDVRILIVDDDRDICRILATLIEREGFKAIMANDGEPALASIRSASPDLMLLDMRMPNMDGSEVLAHAKELDPDLPVVIITAFGEIHGAVEAIKAGAYDYLTKPFEHDDVIHVVHRALSERELKRKLKNLTSQIRKDSPLRETMGPSESIGNLIAMVERVARSDFTVVIQGETGSGKEVVARAIHKASLRSQGPFVPLDCGAIPDALLESELFGYEKGAFTGAGQRKVGKLVCAQGGTLFLDEVSNLPLSSQAKLLRVIQEKEVMPVGSNKPAKIDVRLLTASNQDLNSLAEAGAFRSDLFFRLKEFTIRVPPLRERRDDIPYLAKRFLDIANAELDKNVKGFSEGALETLLDYPWPGNVREFRSTIRRAVLLADEIITKGHLDVRKRSYPVSWDVGPQMKRGLLEKASLKTIVRESTAAVEREVLTRTLQSTGGNKAKAARILRIDYKTIHTKVKKLGIQTNRRSP; the protein is encoded by the coding sequence ATGGAGAGACTCGATGTCCGGATTTTGATTGTGGATGACGACAGGGACATCTGCCGGATACTTGCAACGCTCATAGAACGTGAGGGATTCAAAGCCATTATGGCGAATGATGGCGAGCCGGCGCTGGCGTCCATCCGTTCCGCCTCGCCCGATCTTATGTTACTTGACATGAGAATGCCTAACATGGATGGCTCAGAGGTGTTGGCGCACGCCAAGGAACTAGACCCCGACCTTCCCGTGGTCATTATCACGGCGTTTGGCGAAATCCACGGCGCGGTCGAAGCGATAAAGGCCGGTGCGTACGATTATCTCACCAAGCCCTTTGAGCATGACGATGTGATTCATGTAGTTCACAGAGCGCTTTCAGAGAGAGAACTCAAACGGAAACTGAAGAACCTTACCAGCCAGATCAGAAAGGACAGCCCGCTGAGAGAGACGATGGGACCCAGCGAGTCGATCGGCAACCTTATCGCGATGGTCGAGCGAGTCGCCCGGTCCGATTTTACCGTGGTGATCCAAGGGGAGACAGGGTCTGGAAAAGAGGTTGTGGCCCGGGCCATACACAAGGCCAGTTTGCGTTCCCAAGGGCCTTTTGTTCCATTGGATTGCGGGGCCATTCCCGATGCGCTACTGGAAAGCGAGCTGTTTGGTTACGAGAAAGGCGCATTTACCGGGGCGGGACAGAGAAAAGTTGGCAAACTCGTATGCGCCCAGGGTGGGACGCTGTTTTTAGATGAGGTCAGCAACCTGCCACTATCTTCACAAGCGAAACTTCTACGGGTTATTCAGGAGAAAGAGGTCATGCCGGTGGGCAGCAACAAACCTGCCAAGATAGACGTTCGTCTCCTGACCGCCTCCAACCAGGACCTTAACAGCCTCGCCGAGGCAGGCGCTTTTCGCAGCGATCTCTTTTTCCGGCTGAAGGAGTTTACCATAAGAGTACCACCCCTGCGGGAGCGGAGAGATGATATACCTTATCTGGCGAAACGTTTTCTGGACATCGCCAACGCAGAATTGGACAAGAACGTGAAGGGGTTCTCTGAAGGGGCCCTGGAAACGCTGCTGGATTATCCATGGCCCGGGAATGTGCGTGAGTTCCGGTCAACCATCCGCCGCGCGGTTCTCTTAGCCGACGAGATCATCACCAAAGGTCATCTGGATGTCCGGAAGCGATCATATCCGGTGTCGTGGGACGTAGGGCCTCAAATGAAGAGAGGACTATTAGAGAAGGCCTCCTTGAAGACCATCGTGCGTGAGAGCACGGCGGCAGTGGAAAGAGAGGTTCTTACCCGAACGTTGCAGTCCACAGGTGGGAACAAGGCCAAAGCAGCGCGGATTCTCAGAATAGACTACAAAACTATCCATACTAAGGTCAAGAAACTGGGTATTCAAACCAACAGGAGGTCACCATGA
- a CDS encoding Hsp20/alpha crystallin family protein, whose amino-acid sequence MSDKKSGGGFGGILGGFADLVDKLGELAEKGERLSRTGEIDFKRKGKDLKGVYGFSVKVGLGGDEVKIEPFGNIRRDKESGEAVVQEIREPIADVFEEKDHTLVVVEMPGISEDDVQIDVKDDLLTLYAEHGEKKYRKEVLMPKSYPKEKMCISCNNGILEIKCAL is encoded by the coding sequence ATGAGTGACAAAAAGAGCGGAGGCGGCTTCGGAGGGATTCTAGGAGGTTTTGCGGACCTGGTAGATAAGCTTGGTGAGCTTGCGGAAAAGGGGGAGCGGCTCTCTAGAACCGGAGAGATCGATTTCAAACGAAAGGGAAAGGACCTGAAGGGGGTATATGGTTTCTCCGTCAAAGTGGGTTTGGGAGGGGATGAAGTCAAGATTGAGCCCTTCGGAAACATCCGCAGAGATAAAGAGTCCGGAGAAGCTGTGGTGCAGGAGATTCGCGAGCCCATTGCGGATGTCTTCGAGGAGAAGGACCATACATTGGTTGTCGTCGAGATGCCGGGTATCAGTGAGGATGATGTGCAAATTGACGTCAAGGACGACCTGCTGACGCTATATGCTGAACACGGGGAGAAGAAATACCGCAAGGAAGTCCTGATGCCGAAAAGCTATCCCAAAGAGAAGATGTGTATTTCCTGCAACAACGGCATTTTAGAGATAAAGTGCGCCCTTTAG
- a CDS encoding CDC48 family AAA ATPase, with the protein MKETEDLKLKVTEALGKDVGRCFARMGPEDMKRLDLAVGDIVEIEVKRKTVCKAMPAYKEIRGQSRVQLDGLTRENVGAGLDEFVRIRKTVCRPAGKISLAPTSITPTERDLKYIGSLLDGLPVMAGDRIRANLFGSRSADFKVQHTVPEGPVLINPSTQLTIVKTKEAGSASRVTYEDIGGLKPQLLRIREMIELPLRYPEVFRRLGIDAPKGVLLHGPPGCGKTLIARAIAHETEAQFFSVSGPEVVHKFYGESEAHLRKIFDEASRKGPSIVFLDEIDAIAPPREKVVGDVEKRMVSQLLALMDGLSKRQNVIVIAATNIPNALDPALRRPGRFDREITIPIPDRIGRLEILDIHSRGMPLAPDVDMAHLAEITHGFVGADLEALCREAAMLCLRRIMPDIDFGLTSIPYERLAALEVHMDDYRAALREVEPSAIREVFVEVPNVRWEDVGGLDAVKESLVEAVEWPLKFSRLFDQAGIKPPKGILLSGSPGCGKTLMAKAVANETHVNFIAVKGPALLSKYVGESERAVREVFQKARQAAPCIIFFDEIDALVPVRGASSDSHVSERVLSQILTELDGIEELKGVLVLGATNRADMLDPAVLRPGRFDEIIEIPMPDKNGREEILAIHLRNKPLAADIRLDDLAARTEGLSGAEIAGICYKAAMSALRRAVQAGWDAGADDLPDLCITADDLFGTLEAV; encoded by the coding sequence ATGAAAGAGACAGAAGACCTTAAACTGAAAGTTACGGAAGCTCTCGGCAAGGACGTCGGAAGGTGCTTTGCCCGAATGGGCCCGGAAGACATGAAGCGGCTGGATTTGGCCGTTGGTGACATCGTAGAGATCGAGGTCAAGCGCAAAACCGTCTGTAAGGCCATGCCAGCCTACAAGGAGATTCGCGGCCAGTCCCGCGTACAGCTCGATGGCCTCACCAGAGAGAACGTCGGCGCCGGCCTGGATGAGTTCGTGCGCATCCGCAAAACGGTCTGTCGTCCTGCGGGGAAAATATCACTGGCCCCGACAAGCATCACCCCGACCGAGCGTGATCTGAAGTATATCGGAAGTCTTCTGGACGGCCTCCCAGTCATGGCGGGCGACCGGATCCGGGCCAATCTGTTTGGCAGCCGGTCGGCCGACTTCAAGGTGCAGCATACAGTCCCAGAAGGCCCTGTTCTCATCAATCCCAGTACCCAGCTTACCATCGTCAAGACGAAGGAAGCGGGGTCCGCCAGCCGGGTGACCTACGAGGATATCGGCGGGCTTAAGCCTCAGCTTTTGCGGATACGCGAGATGATCGAGCTGCCGCTGCGTTATCCGGAGGTTTTCAGACGCCTCGGGATCGACGCCCCCAAGGGGGTGCTGCTGCACGGTCCTCCGGGATGCGGCAAGACCCTCATTGCCCGGGCCATCGCCCACGAAACCGAAGCCCAGTTCTTTTCCGTCAGCGGCCCGGAAGTTGTGCATAAGTTCTACGGCGAGAGCGAGGCGCATCTGCGTAAGATATTTGATGAGGCCAGTCGCAAGGGCCCCAGCATCGTCTTTCTCGACGAAATCGACGCCATTGCCCCGCCCAGGGAAAAAGTGGTGGGGGACGTTGAAAAGCGGATGGTCTCCCAGCTTTTGGCCCTCATGGACGGGCTTAGCAAGCGTCAGAATGTCATCGTTATCGCGGCCACCAATATCCCAAACGCGCTGGACCCAGCCCTGCGGCGCCCCGGCCGCTTTGACCGGGAGATCACCATCCCGATTCCGGACCGCATCGGCCGATTGGAGATACTGGACATCCACAGCCGCGGCATGCCGCTGGCCCCGGACGTGGACATGGCGCACTTAGCCGAGATTACGCATGGTTTCGTCGGCGCCGATCTTGAAGCCCTCTGCCGCGAGGCCGCCATGCTCTGTTTGCGACGGATCATGCCGGATATCGATTTTGGGCTGACATCCATCCCCTATGAGCGGCTCGCGGCCCTAGAAGTCCACATGGACGATTACCGCGCGGCGCTGCGGGAGGTGGAGCCATCGGCCATTCGAGAGGTCTTCGTCGAGGTCCCGAATGTCCGCTGGGAGGACGTCGGCGGCCTCGACGCGGTTAAGGAGAGTCTGGTGGAAGCGGTGGAATGGCCCCTGAAATTCTCCCGTCTATTTGATCAGGCCGGGATCAAGCCGCCCAAGGGGATTCTCCTCTCCGGTTCGCCCGGTTGTGGGAAGACGCTAATGGCCAAGGCGGTTGCCAATGAAACGCACGTCAACTTTATTGCCGTCAAGGGGCCGGCACTCCTCTCTAAATATGTGGGCGAATCCGAAAGGGCCGTCCGCGAGGTCTTTCAAAAGGCTAGGCAGGCTGCCCCTTGTATCATTTTCTTTGATGAAATCGATGCCCTGGTTCCGGTTCGAGGCGCCTCATCGGATTCGCACGTGTCGGAACGGGTGCTCAGTCAAATCCTGACCGAACTTGACGGGATCGAGGAACTCAAGGGGGTCCTGGTGTTGGGCGCGACAAACCGCGCCGATATGCTTGACCCGGCGGTGCTGAGGCCCGGACGTTTTGACGAGATTATCGAGATCCCCATGCCGGACAAAAATGGTCGGGAGGAGATCTTGGCGATTCATCTGCGCAACAAACCACTGGCAGCGGATATTCGCCTAGATGATCTGGCGGCAAGGACAGAGGGTCTCAGTGGGGCCGAAATTGCCGGCATCTGTTACAAAGCAGCGATGAGTGCGCTCCGACGCGCTGTGCAGGCCGGATGGGACGCAGGGGCCGACGATCTTCCCGATCTGTGCATTACGGCAGACGATCTGTTTGGCACTCTGGAGGCGGTGTGA
- a CDS encoding GvpL/GvpF family gas vesicle protein, giving the protein MVDSRCPTSPTCPTGSTASPHEAQGFYLYGFAQAARLPLLKVAGMDARYPVSQWTCKDIVAVASKVMVADFSGQSAETNLKDLAWVGPRACRHQEVVEAVMRHSPVLPAGFGTIFASSQRMVELCVRHHGAISRFLGEVDNKAEWALKGFLDRAQAHRSLNSELMAGEKELLASVSPGKLYFMQRQMAAEVEQQLNQRLKAILTGIWEDLGRYAARFCERKVLSRDATGLDVDMVLNWAFLLSRDSEEVFAACLNRMKAAQAKHGLHFELSGPWPPYSFSPTLEMV; this is encoded by the coding sequence ATGGTTGATAGTAGATGTCCGACCAGTCCGACGTGTCCGACTGGTTCGACAGCGTCGCCGCACGAAGCGCAAGGCTTCTATCTTTACGGTTTTGCGCAGGCGGCCAGACTGCCTTTGCTGAAGGTCGCCGGCATGGATGCCCGCTACCCGGTCTCACAATGGACGTGCAAGGACATCGTGGCCGTGGCCAGCAAGGTGATGGTTGCGGATTTCAGCGGGCAGTCGGCCGAAACGAACCTCAAGGACCTGGCCTGGGTGGGCCCGCGGGCCTGTCGTCACCAGGAAGTGGTGGAGGCTGTGATGCGGCACTCACCGGTGCTGCCAGCAGGCTTCGGGACGATTTTTGCCTCATCCCAGCGGATGGTGGAATTGTGTGTCCGTCACCATGGCGCCATTTCGCGTTTCTTGGGCGAGGTGGATAACAAAGCGGAATGGGCGCTGAAAGGATTCTTGGACAGGGCGCAAGCGCACAGGTCGCTGAATTCGGAGTTGATGGCCGGTGAGAAGGAGCTTCTCGCATCTGTATCACCGGGTAAGCTCTATTTTATGCAGAGGCAGATGGCGGCCGAGGTTGAGCAGCAATTGAACCAGAGATTGAAAGCGATCTTGACTGGAATTTGGGAAGACCTGGGGCGGTATGCGGCGCGTTTCTGCGAACGGAAAGTGCTTTCCCGTGATGCCACCGGCTTGGATGTGGACATGGTTCTGAATTGGGCGTTTCTGCTTTCCAGAGATTCTGAGGAGGTCTTCGCGGCGTGCCTCAACCGAATGAAGGCCGCGCAGGCGAAGCACGGGCTTCACTTTGAACTCTCCGGGCCGTGGCCCCCTTACAGCTTCTCCCCGACCTTGGAAATGGTGTGA
- a CDS encoding GvpL/GvpF family gas vesicle protein, with product MKYLLYCIFADEKSSPAVHLAGVDGQPIVVVSHSGLSASVSPCLHPSLTPDITRIQAYQRIIERFNHHRTIIPMRYGCLFPNREEVGLHLGQRAHYYLSLLGELKGSVEMGIRVMMSEGRLPLEELERKREAHPMSNTQSPLSGKQYLTARKAHYSREDRNLTEIEHIIAQTHTAFSGLYVRFKSECGTTEVSALGNRVLSLYFLVLRDSVESFRQAFRRVSKRGPHKLLLSGPWPPYNFVTPERTR from the coding sequence ATGAAATACCTCCTTTATTGCATATTTGCTGACGAGAAGAGCTCGCCAGCCGTCCACCTTGCAGGGGTCGACGGCCAACCGATTGTGGTTGTATCGCACAGTGGTCTCAGCGCCTCGGTCTCACCATGTCTCCATCCAAGCCTCACACCGGATATCACGCGCATTCAGGCTTACCAAAGGATCATCGAACGATTTAACCACCACCGCACCATCATCCCGATGCGCTATGGCTGTCTGTTCCCGAACAGGGAAGAGGTCGGGCTGCATTTGGGGCAGCGTGCCCACTACTATTTGTCCCTGTTAGGTGAGCTCAAGGGCAGCGTGGAGATGGGAATCCGGGTCATGATGTCAGAAGGCCGATTGCCCCTTGAAGAGCTCGAGCGCAAGAGGGAGGCACACCCGATGTCGAATACTCAATCTCCGTTGTCCGGCAAGCAGTACTTGACGGCACGCAAAGCCCATTATTCCCGTGAGGACCGTAATCTAACGGAAATCGAGCACATAATCGCGCAGACCCACACCGCATTTTCTGGGCTCTATGTCCGGTTCAAATCGGAATGTGGGACGACCGAAGTGTCAGCATTGGGCAATCGGGTCCTCTCCCTCTATTTTCTCGTGCTGCGAGATTCGGTTGAATCGTTTCGGCAAGCGTTCCGGCGTGTCAGCAAGCGAGGGCCCCATAAACTGCTTTTGAGCGGCCCTTGGCCGCCATACAACTTTGTTACACCCGAGCGCACGAGGTGA
- a CDS encoding PAS domain S-box protein: MRKASLPDSTKTGIVLDGTSDWHQKLYAMLLDTIPSSVLMIDQNMRVVLANRNFLKKSRRSVSDTIGFPLQNIFPAVIIEKMDIIGQIRQVFRSSQPTKGQRMFFRSPGVSMRTYYYRIVPFEWQGNVENVMLLMDDVTEQIQLSDEIQRVQRHLASIFDSASDIMLSTDTGGRILSWNPAAERISGYSFTEVKNQFFYKLCAKDHQENVRRIFSAMRTRRDSVTAEWNLVTKKGLDIYVSWVCSPMKDQQLETAGVVVVGRDHTEHRRMEMQLRQSQKFAALGVMAGGIAHEIRNPLAICSSAAQFILADDTSPDFRIECARKIHVGIERASIVIENLLKFARPSDGSEREKVNLLGIIKETIALISNQINIQKIKLKSDFPAQPVFINGSAGLLQQGFINLFLNGLKAMPDGGHLTVSVQKTEGKALIRVADTGHGIPKENIDKIYDPFFTTSPVGEGVGLGLSICYAIIEQHSGTIEVESFEGRGTSFTIMLPML, from the coding sequence ATGCGAAAGGCCTCTTTGCCGGATTCAACCAAAACCGGAATTGTGCTCGACGGCACCTCCGACTGGCATCAGAAGCTGTATGCCATGCTGCTGGATACGATACCGTCCTCGGTTCTGATGATCGATCAGAACATGCGTGTCGTGCTTGCCAATCGGAACTTTCTGAAGAAGAGCCGGCGGTCGGTATCCGACACCATCGGTTTCCCGCTGCAGAATATCTTTCCCGCCGTGATTATCGAGAAGATGGATATCATAGGCCAGATTCGCCAGGTCTTCCGTTCGAGCCAGCCCACCAAAGGGCAGCGGATGTTCTTTCGATCTCCGGGCGTTTCGATGCGGACTTACTATTACCGTATCGTCCCGTTTGAGTGGCAGGGAAACGTTGAGAATGTAATGCTCTTAATGGATGATGTAACCGAACAGATCCAATTGAGCGATGAGATTCAACGCGTTCAACGCCATCTGGCGAGTATCTTCGACAGCGCCAGTGACATTATGTTGTCCACTGACACCGGCGGAAGGATCCTGTCTTGGAATCCGGCCGCGGAGAGAATCTCCGGGTACAGTTTCACTGAAGTAAAGAACCAGTTTTTTTACAAGTTATGCGCCAAGGATCATCAGGAGAACGTGAGGAGGATATTCTCCGCGATGAGAACTCGGAGGGATTCGGTCACCGCGGAGTGGAACCTCGTCACGAAAAAGGGGCTCGATATCTATGTTTCCTGGGTTTGTTCGCCGATGAAAGACCAACAGTTGGAGACAGCCGGAGTTGTGGTCGTGGGCAGAGATCATACCGAGCACCGCAGAATGGAAATGCAGCTTCGCCAGTCGCAGAAATTTGCCGCACTGGGCGTGATGGCCGGTGGGATCGCCCATGAGATTCGAAACCCGTTGGCGATCTGTTCTTCGGCCGCCCAATTCATCTTGGCGGATGACACCTCCCCGGATTTCCGCATCGAATGCGCCAGAAAGATCCACGTGGGGATTGAGAGGGCATCCATTGTTATCGAGAATCTGTTAAAATTCGCGCGGCCTTCGGATGGATCGGAAAGGGAGAAGGTCAACCTTCTTGGTATCATCAAAGAGACCATTGCGCTAATTTCCAATCAGATCAACATCCAAAAAATCAAGCTCAAATCAGATTTCCCAGCGCAACCGGTATTCATCAACGGCAGTGCCGGTCTGTTGCAGCAGGGGTTCATCAACCTTTTTCTGAACGGCCTCAAAGCGATGCCAGACGGCGGCCACCTAACGGTATCCGTCCAGAAAACGGAAGGCAAGGCGTTGATTCGGGTGGCAGACACGGGTCATGGTATTCCAAAAGAAAACATCGATAAAATATATGACCCTTTTTTCACGACTTCACCGGTGGGAGAAGGTGTCGGATTGGGCCTCTCCATCTGTTACGCGATCATCGAGCAGCATTCCGGCACCATCGAGGTGGAGAGCTTTGAGGGCCGGGGAACTAGTTTTACCATCATGCTGCCGATGCTGTAA
- a CDS encoding response regulator — translation MTAKTPMFLVVDDEPDMCWAFEHIIESVGMTARSALSGGKALELLRRDSYQMAFLDAKLPDIDGLELAKKIRRLAPSIRIVVVSGYFYQNDPMVETALQEKRIDGFVSKPFKNDEILRIIRSVSQLPASSGDMGNPFH, via the coding sequence ATGACAGCGAAAACCCCGATGTTTCTCGTCGTAGATGATGAACCGGATATGTGCTGGGCTTTCGAGCATATCATCGAAAGCGTGGGAATGACTGCCCGGAGCGCATTAAGCGGCGGGAAGGCGCTTGAACTGCTGCGCAGAGATTCTTATCAAATGGCCTTTCTGGATGCCAAACTTCCGGACATCGACGGCCTGGAATTGGCAAAAAAGATCCGGAGACTGGCCCCCTCAATTCGGATCGTGGTCGTTTCCGGCTATTTTTATCAAAATGACCCGATGGTGGAGACGGCGCTGCAGGAAAAGCGCATCGACGGTTTCGTATCCAAACCGTTCAAAAATGATGAGATTCTGAGGATCATCAGAAGCGTCTCCCAACTACCGGCCTCCTCCGGCGATATGGGGAATCCGTTCCACTGA
- the gvpA gene encoding gas vesicle structural protein GvpA — MAERAKIQKSTDSSSLAEVVDRILDKGIVIDAWVKVSLVGIELLSIEARVVIASVETYLKYAEAIGLTAAAAVPA; from the coding sequence ATGGCGGAAAGGGCGAAGATTCAAAAGTCGACCGATTCCTCGAGCCTTGCCGAAGTCGTCGATCGGATCCTGGATAAAGGGATCGTGATTGATGCCTGGGTTAAGGTGTCCTTGGTTGGGATCGAGCTACTGTCCATCGAGGCAAGAGTTGTGATCGCCTCAGTTGAGACGTATCTGAAGTACGCCGAGGCCATTGGCCTTACCGCGGCAGCGGCTGTTCCGGCGTAA
- the gvpN gene encoding gas vesicle protein GvpN, with translation MNETGLKVVSESRITVAAGDDNVTPEASEDFVVTPYVQDVTERALAYLEVGYPIHFAGPAGTGKTTLAFHVAAQLGQPVTLIHGDDEFSSADLIGRDSGLRKNYLWDNFIHSVLKTEERVETLWEDNRLTRACKNGTTLIYDEFTRSRPEANNAFLSVLEEKILNLPKLRRSGGGYIEVHPDFRAIFTSNPEEYAGVHKTQDALTDRLITIRLDHFDRDTEVGITKAKSGLSQSDCEIIVDIIREMRQIGVNNRRPTIRASIAVAKILAHLGGCADVNDPAFMRIWRDAVNIDTAKVTHEGRSLMLPKMEEVIQTVCEKHRASRKGMINDSPREP, from the coding sequence ATGAATGAAACAGGTCTGAAGGTTGTATCCGAAAGTAGGATAACGGTGGCTGCTGGCGATGACAACGTCACGCCGGAGGCCAGTGAGGACTTCGTCGTTACCCCATACGTGCAAGACGTAACTGAACGCGCCCTCGCCTACCTTGAGGTCGGATACCCGATACACTTCGCCGGGCCTGCCGGGACGGGCAAAACGACGCTTGCCTTCCACGTGGCGGCGCAGCTGGGACAGCCGGTGACACTCATACATGGGGATGACGAGTTTTCGAGCGCCGATCTGATTGGCCGGGATTCGGGGCTCCGCAAGAATTATCTCTGGGATAATTTCATTCATTCGGTACTAAAGACCGAGGAACGTGTCGAGACCCTGTGGGAGGATAACCGGCTGACCAGGGCCTGCAAAAATGGAACCACGCTGATCTATGATGAGTTCACCCGTTCCCGACCGGAGGCCAATAATGCCTTCCTTAGTGTCTTGGAGGAAAAAATCCTCAACCTGCCGAAGCTGCGCCGATCGGGTGGCGGGTATATTGAGGTGCATCCGGACTTTCGGGCGATATTTACCTCCAATCCGGAGGAATATGCCGGCGTACACAAGACCCAGGATGCCCTCACGGACCGGCTCATCACCATCAGGTTGGATCATTTTGATCGCGACACCGAAGTTGGAATCACCAAGGCCAAGTCCGGGCTGTCCCAATCAGACTGCGAGATTATTGTCGATATCATCCGGGAGATGCGCCAGATCGGTGTGAATAACAGGCGGCCGACGATCCGGGCCAGCATTGCCGTTGCCAAAATCCTCGCGCACCTGGGCGGGTGCGCAGACGTGAACGACCCGGCATTCATGCGCATCTGGCGCGATGCTGTGAACATCGACACGGCCAAGGTTACCCATGAGGGGCGGTCGCTCATGCTCCCCAAGATGGAAGAGGTCATACAAACGGTCTGCGAGAAGCATCGGGCTTCCCGCAAGGGTATGATTAACGATAGTCCGCGCGAACCGTAA
- a CDS encoding GvpL/GvpF family gas vesicle protein — MAETSPNRGRYLYAIVEEDSRQTSGLVGIAGAEVYTISNGGVSAVVSNILNQKIRPERRHLAAHQKVLKQVMTDSTPLPMSFGIIADGPDAIQRILSLNQEAFQEELERVQGKVEMGLHVTWDVPNIFEYFVNTHPALRSARDTYFGTPDREPTREEKIEVGRMFDRTLKQDREGYTEDAVNALSRHCVAIKRNKCRTEKEVMNLACLVAREAEARFEAGIMEAAGMFDNNFAFDYNGPWAPHNFVEIDLKY; from the coding sequence TTGGCAGAGACCTCACCCAATCGGGGACGGTACTTATACGCCATTGTTGAAGAGGACAGTAGGCAAACAAGCGGCCTTGTCGGCATCGCGGGGGCTGAAGTCTATACGATTTCCAATGGTGGCGTCTCGGCGGTTGTCAGCAATATCCTCAACCAGAAAATTCGCCCGGAGCGCCGCCATCTAGCCGCGCACCAGAAAGTCCTCAAACAGGTGATGACCGATAGTACGCCGCTGCCGATGTCCTTCGGCATCATTGCCGACGGTCCGGATGCCATTCAGAGGATCCTTTCCCTCAATCAAGAGGCCTTTCAAGAGGAACTTGAGCGTGTGCAGGGGAAGGTTGAGATGGGGCTGCACGTCACCTGGGACGTGCCCAACATCTTCGAGTATTTTGTCAATACTCACCCGGCGCTAAGGTCCGCCCGCGACACGTATTTCGGAACCCCGGACCGTGAACCGACGCGAGAGGAAAAGATCGAGGTGGGAAGGATGTTTGACCGCACGCTCAAGCAGGACAGAGAGGGCTATACCGAGGATGCCGTTAACGCGTTATCCCGCCATTGTGTCGCGATCAAACGGAATAAATGCCGCACTGAAAAGGAGGTCATGAATCTGGCGTGCCTGGTGGCCAGGGAGGCCGAGGCCCGGTTTGAAGCTGGAATTATGGAAGCCGCCGGCATGTTCGACAACAATTTTGCATTCGACTACAACGGGCCCTGGGCGCCGCACAACTTTGTGGAGATCGACCTGAAGTACTGA
- a CDS encoding gas vesicle protein GvpG: protein MFIIDDVLLFPVYGTLWINNMLCNAAQEEIANEAESLTMQLSELYMALETGRITEAEFDEREKELLDRLDGIETRGTLGEDEGE from the coding sequence ATGTTTATCATTGACGACGTTCTGCTTTTTCCGGTCTACGGCACCCTGTGGATTAACAATATGCTCTGCAACGCGGCCCAGGAGGAGATCGCCAATGAGGCCGAGTCGCTGACGATGCAGTTGAGTGAACTGTATATGGCCCTTGAGACTGGGAGGATAACCGAGGCCGAGTTTGACGAGCGTGAAAAAGAGTTACTGGACCGTCTGGATGGCATCGAGACGAGAGGAACGCTTGGCGAGGATGAGGGTGAGTAA